A single genomic interval of Osmerus eperlanus chromosome 14, fOsmEpe2.1, whole genome shotgun sequence harbors:
- the dnajc21 gene encoding dnaJ homolog subfamily C member 21, translated as MKCHYEVLGVKRDASDDDLKKAYRKLALKWHPDKNLDNPEEAAEHFKLLQAAYDVLSDPQERAWYDNHREALLKGGVSGDYEDNSIDLLQYFTVSCYSGYGDDEKGFYTVYRNLYESIVKEEMEHSKEEDEEDDEFPTFGDSQSDYDTVVHLFYGYWQSFSTRKNFAWKEEYDTRQASNRWEKRAMEKENKKVRDKARKERSELLRQLVAYVRKRDRRVQAHKKLVEEQNTEKAKKVEELRRKQKLNQAKLAEEYKEQSWAAMSELEKELQQIEAQYEEEFGDASESEEEADAQDKPDQSMGDNELPDGEDEVMDYYNDLYCPACDKFFKSDKAMKNHEKSKKHRELVALLRQQLEDEEESLSLNSDDKNEAGRMKDDEGVDEDVLRPKLSKKQKKKKRQQKVVQCVTEEEQGDPVSESTPPETESTPPETQKAPETPPPIDMGHVEEAQTPAEPVEQEDVHSSETKSSVKAKGKKSKEKDLKKNVKPQAGGEQAPEREGNLHCVTCHYEFSTRNKLFDHLKSTGHATALSSGPPRSTARSKKDTKKSR; from the exons ATGAAGTGTCATTACGAGGTGTTGGGAGTCAAGAGAGACGCCAGTGATGATGACCTGAAGAAGGCCTATCGCAAATTGGCTTTGAAGTGGCATCCAG ACAAAAACTTGGACAATCCCGAAGAGGCAGCAGAGCACTTCAAGCTTCTTCAGGCTGCTTATGATGTCCTGAGTGACCCACAGGAAAGGGCTTG GTATGATAACCACAGAGAAGCCCTCCTGAAGGGAGGCGTGAGTGGAGACTATGAGGACAACAGCATCGATCTGCTCCAGTACTTCACCGTGTCTTGCTACTCTGGTTATGGAGATGATGAGAAG GGTTTCTACACTGTGTACAGAAACCTGTATGAGTCCATTgtgaaagaggagatggagcaCAGCAAagaagaggacgaggaggatgatgagTTTCCTACGTTTGGTGATTCTCAGAGCGATTATGACACG GTAGTGCACCTGTTCTATGGCTACTGGCAGAGTTTCTCCACCAGGAAGAACTTTGCCTGGAAGGAGGAGTACGACACACGGCAGGCATCCAACCGCTGGGAGAAAAGAGCCATGGAGAAGGAGAACAAGAAGGTCCGTGACAAGGCCAGGAAGGAGCGCAGTGAGCTGTTGCGCCAACTAGTGGCCTATGTGCGCAAGCGTGACCGCAGGGTACAGGCCCACAAGAAGCTTGTGGAGGAACAGAACACGGAAAAGGCcaagaaggtggaggagctgaGACGCAAGCAGAAACTCAACCAGGCCAA GTTGGCAGAGGAGTATAAAGAGCAGAGTTGGGCGGCCATGTCTGAGTTGGAGAAGGAGCTGCAGCAGATAGAGGCCCAGTACGAGGAGGAGTTTGGCGACGCTTCTGAGAGTGAAGAGGAAGCAGACGCTCAAGACAAGCCGGACCAGAGCATGGGAG ACAATGAGCTACCAGATGGAGAGGATGAGGTCATGGACTACTATAATGACCTCTACTGCCCTGCATGTGACAAGTTCTTCAAATCGGATAAAGC cATGAAGAATCATGAAAAGTCCAAAAAGCACAGAGAGCTGGTGGCATTGCTACGGCAAcagctggaggacgaggaggagtcaCTGAGTCTAAACTCTGACGACAAGAATGAGGCTGGAAGGATGAAGGACGACGAGGGGGTCGATGAGGACGTACTGAGACCAAA GTTGTCCAAaaagcagaagaagaaaaagagacaaCAGAAAGTTGTGCAA TGTGtcacagaggaggagcagggggacccTGTGTCAGAGTCCACCCCTCCTGAGACAGAGTCCACCCCTCCTGAGACTCAGAAAGCCCCGGAAACCCCCCCACCTATTGATATGGGCCATGTGGAGGAAGCCCAGACGCCGGCAGAGCCAGTGGAACAAGAGGATGTCCACTCTTCAGAGACAAAGAG TTCTGTAAAGGCGAAGGGAAAGAAGAGCAAAGAGAAAGATTTAAAAAAGAATGTGAAACCccaggcaggaggagagcaaGCACCTGAG agagagggaaacctgCACTGTGTGACCTGCCACTACGAGTTTTCTACCAGGAACAAGCTGTTTGACCACTTGAAGTCCACGGGTCATGCCACCGCCCTCTCTTCTGGCCCTCCACGCAGCACTGCAAGGAGCAAGAAAGACACGAAGAAGTCCAGATAG
- the prlra gene encoding prolactin receptor a, which yields MMRRDNGVVAILSLLALFKQGACHTLPGKPKLTSCRSPDKETFTCWWEPGSDGGLPTTYGLSYSKENSDTVYECPDYRTAGQNSCFFNKNDTSIWVNYNITVVATNALGRTFSDPVDVDVIYIVQPHTPENVSVAVLEDTEVPFLRVSWNPPHKADTRSGWITLIYELRVKLKGEEEWEEHYAGQQKIFNIFSLRSGGVYMIEVRCKPDHGFWSEWSTATYVRIPNYIPREHSMWILTGTFSAFLFIILACILSLKRQSVKHCFLPPVPGPKIKGFDNQLLKNGKSEEVFNALVIQGFPPTSSDYEDLLVEYLEVYVSEEQELIMQEGKALQDSCLKSKISSSDSDSGRGSCDSHTLLMEKCGEGTAREEEEDSGRKEGSSQTQRQPVWENMEEADSQAMEIHSPDSSDGRVNTWPSVFSPNLQCSPGPSEHGLTETTRQLYLSDSLFSTSANPLHSELGGILLGKNPPPSLPPWRLEAHSEFKISSMESKRPATGQQLPPSKSLEYVEVQRVNRENMLVLQPLSRHSQEPFQVQFATTREDYSKVKGVVSDSVLLLQREMVDDQCTCDDQEREWPEEGWHADSTNQPEGKMEIHTTVTPAQELGIFLAPSGYVDTATMLPTL from the exons ATGATGAGGAGGGACAATGGAGTTGTGGCGATTCTGTCACTTCTGGCATTATTCAAACAAGGAGCAT GCCACACTTTACCAGGGAAGCCCAAACTGACGAGCTGCAGGTCTCCGGATAAAGAAACCTTCACCTGTTGGTGGGAGCCAGGCTCAGACGGGGGACTGCCTACAACCTATGGCCTCTCCTACAGCAAGGAAAA TTCTGACACAGTGTATGAGTGTCCAGACTACCGGACAGCCGGACAGAACTCCTGCTTCTTCAACAAGAACGACACGTCCATTTGGGTTAACTACAACATCACTGTGGTTGCGACCAACGCGCTGGGTAGAACCTTTTCTGACCCTGTTGATGTGGACGTGATTTACATCG tccagccacacacaccagagaatgTGAGCGTTGCGGTGCTGGAGGACACAGAGGTGCCCTTCCTCAGGGTGTCTTGGAACCCCCCCCACAAGGCCGACACACGCTCAGGCTGGATCACCCTCATCTATGAGCTCAGAGTCAAACTGAAGggcgaggaggagtgggag GAGCACTATGCAGGTCAGCAGAAGATTTTTAACATCTTCAGCCTGCGGTCAGGAGGAGTATATATGATCGAGGTGCGCTGTAAGCCTGACCATGGCTTCTGGAGTGAATGGAGCACTGCTACCTACGTCAGAATCCCTAACT ATATCCCTCGGGAACATTCCATGTGGATCCTGACTGGCACGTTTTCAgccttcctcttcatcatcctcgCATGCATACTGAGTCTGAAGAGACAGAG TGTGAAGCATTGTTTTCTACCACCTGTCCCAGGACCTAAAATTAAAGGATTTGACAACCAGCTTCTGAAG AATGGGAAGTCAGAGGAGGTGTTCAACGCTCTAGTCATTCAGGGCTTTCCCCCGACTTCATCAGACTACGAGGACCTGCTAGTGGAGTACCTGGAGGTGTATGTCAGCGAGGAGCAGGAACTAATTATGCAGGAAGGGAAGGCCCTCCAGGACAGCTGCCTCAAGTCCAAGATCTCCTCATCTGACAGTGACTCAGGGAGAGGCAGCTGCGACAGCCACACTCTGCTGATGGAGAAGTGTGGTGAAGGCACggccagggaggaagaggaggactcaGGCAGAAAAGAGGGGAGCAGCCAGACACAGCGCCAGCCGGTTTGGGAGAATATGGAGGAAGCGGACAGCCAGGCTATGGAGATCCATAGCCCAGACTCCTCTGATGGAAGAGTGAATACCTGGCCCTCCGTTTTCTCCCCCAATCTCCAATGCAGCCCGGGGCCCTCAGAACACGGCTTAACAGAGACCACCAGGCAGCTCTACCTCTCAGACAGCCTCTTCTCCACCTCAGCCAATCCCCTGCATTCGGAGCTTGGAGGAATCCTTCTAGGCAAaaaccctcctccatccttacCGCCCTGGCGCCTGGAGGCCCACAGCGAGTTCAAAATCTCCAGCATGGAGAGCAAGAGGCCTGCCACGGGGCAGCAGCTGCCCCCCTCCAAGTCTCTGGAGTATGTGGAAGTCCAGAGGGTCAATCGGGAAAACATGCTGGTTCTCCAGCCCCTCTCCAGGCACAGCCAGGAGCCCTTCCAGGTACAGTTTGCCACCACAAGGGAAGACTACAGCAAGGTGAAGGGTGTTGTCAGTGACAGTGTACTGTTGCTCCAGAGGGAGATGGTGGATGATCAGTGTACTTGTGATGACCAGGAAAGGGAATGGCCAGAAGAGGGATGGCATGCTGATTCCACCAACCAGCCAGAAGGGAAAATGGAAATTCACACAACTGTCACTCCAGCCCAGGAGTTGGGAATTTTCCTGGCACCCAGTGGTTATGTTGACACTGCTACTATGCTGCCCACCTTATAA
- the agxt2 gene encoding alanine--glyoxylate aminotransferase 2, mitochondrial yields MYKFYSRLNGKNSGLIGYPCNAFVGRAKFHRPSGVLGQKSALKYPPPDLSPMPPCNFKPDEYKDLSKERMMEIRKLNCHPMIMKVTYYKKPVFIHQGHMQWLWDVDGRRYLDLFAGVATVSVGHCHPKVREAAEQQLRKLWHTTNIYVYSPLHEYCEKLAAHFPEPLKVVYLTNSGSEANDLAMLMARLHTGNFDIITLRGSYHGGSPQTMGLTSNSAYKYPIASGIGCHNTMCPDVFRGPWGGSHCRDSPIQTSRECDCSTGHCQANDKYIGQLKEVFATSVPSRIAAFFGEPIQGVGGAVQYPKDYLKDTYQLVRERGGICIADEVQTGFGRTGSHFWGFEGHDVMPDMVTMAKGIANGFPMGAVVTTPEIAASFAKGVHFNTFGGNPVACAIGSAVLDTIKEDGTQKTSDEVGTYLLTELAKLRDNYEIIGDVRGKGLQIGVEMVKDKASRAPLPAEAMNEIFEDTKDMGVLIGKGGLYGQTFRIKPPMCITMDDANFFLAVFNQAIQNYLARK; encoded by the exons ATGTACAAGTTTTATTCTCGATTAAATGGAAAGAATTCGGGTCTAATAGGATACCCCTGTAATGCTTTCGTTGGCAGGGCCAAATTCCATCGGCCTAGTG GTGTGTTGGGTCAGAAGTCAGCCCTTAAGTACCCGCCCCCAGACCTTTCCCCGATGCCTCCTTGTAATTTCAAACCAGATGAATATAAG GACCTGTCAAAAGAGCGTATGATGGAGATCCGCAAGCTCAACTGCCACCCAATGATAATGAAGGTGACGTACTACAAAAAACCTGTGTTCATCCACCAAGGACACATGCAGTGGCTATGGGATGTTGACGGCAGACGCTACCTGGATCTGTTTGCAGGGGTTGCTACCGTGAGCGTGGGGCATTGCCATCC AAAAGTGAGGGAGGCTGCAGAACAGCAGCTCAGGAAACTATGGCACACCACCAACATCTATGTGTACTCTCCTCTCCATGAGTACTGTGAGAAGCTAGCAGCCCATTTTCCAGAGCCACTAAAG GTTGTCTACCTGACAAACAGTGGCTCCGAGGCCAATGACCTGGCTATGCTCATGGCTAGACTCCACACTGGCAACTTTGACATTATAACCCTAAG GGGTTCCTACCATGGCGGAAGTCCTCAGACAATGGGTCTGACCTCCAACTCAGCATACAAGTACCCCATTGCCTCTGGAATAGGCTGCCACAAT ACCATGTGTCCTGATGTGTTTAGAGGGCCGTGGGGAGGAAGTCACTGCAGAGATTCCCCAATACAGACTAGCAGAGAATGTGACTGctccacag GTCATTGTCAGGCAAATGACAAATACATTGGTCAACTCAAAGAAGTGTTTGCTACAAGTGTTCCAAGTCGAATTGCGGCTTTCTTTGGAGAACCCATTCAG GGTGTTGGAGGAGCTGTTCAGTACCCTAAAGATTACTTAAAGGACACCTACCAGCTTGTGAGGGAGCGTGGCGGCATCTGCATAGCTGATGAG GTTCAGACAGGATTTGGCCGTACAGGAAGTCACTTTTGGGGATTCGAAGGTCACGATGTGATGCCAGACATGGTGACCATGGCAAAGGGGATTGCTAATGGATTCCCAATGGGAGCTGTTGTCACAACACCAG AGATTGCCGCTTCCTTTGCCAAGGGAGTTCACTTCAACACCTTTGGAGGAAACCCCGTGGCTTGTGCCATTGGCTCTGCAGTACTGGAT ACAATCAAGGAGGACGGCACCCAGAAGACCAGTGATGAGGTGGGGACTTATCTATTGACAGAGCTGGCCAAGCTCAGGGACAATTATGAGATCATTGGTGATGTTCGTGGAAAGGGCCTACAGATTGGCGTAGAGATGGTGAAAGACAAG GCTAGCAGGGCCCCCCTGCCTGCAGAGGCCATGAATGAGATCTTTGAGGACACCAAAGACATGGGTGTTCTCATAGGGAAGGGTGGCCTGTATGGACAG ACATTCCGGATTAAGCCTCCAATGTGCATCACCATGGATGATGCTAATTTCTTCCTGGCTGTGTTCAACCAGGCCATTCAGAACTACCTGGCCAGGAAATGA